The Castanea sativa cultivar Marrone di Chiusa Pesio chromosome 11, ASM4071231v1 genome contains a region encoding:
- the LOC142615415 gene encoding putative UDP-rhamnose:rhamnosyltransferase 1 yields the protein MLPGSTFGHLIPFFQLSVALAKAGIHVSFVQTPRNIQRLPKLPPNLATLINMVEFPLPSLGNDLLPEGAEATIDVPLEKAEYLRVAYDRLQYPISQFIAEQLPDWIIIDFTAHWTVEIAQNYNIGLVYFSVFSAATAIFFGQPPDYYFVGEHRKKAWPSPESMTEPPKWVSFPSSVAYRGYEAIGSHRIYAENASGISDAARLTEVLRACKAFAIRSCREFEGEYLSLQEKLMGKPVIPVGLLPQERHGVIGSDSSWKMIFEWLDKQEPKSVLFVGFGSECQLSKEHVYEIAYGLQLSQVPFFWTLRKPFWAIDDADSLPLGFIDTTSGKGMVCMSWVPQMEILAHPSIGVSLFHSGWGSAIEILQFGHCLVVLPLIYDQPLNARLFVEKGLAVEVERGEDGSFSRDGIAKAVRLVMVSKEGDKFKARLREAAAIFGDENLHQMCYIGHFVEYLKHGMEEDFAC from the coding sequence ATGCTTCCGGGCTCTACCTTTGGCCACCTCATACCCTTCTTCCAGCTCTCCGTGGCCTTAGCTAAAGCTGGAATTCATGTTTCCTTTGTGCAAACCCCAAGAAATATCCAAAGACTCCCTAAACTTCCTCCAAATTTAGCAACTCTCATAAATATGGTGGAGTTCCCATTACCTTCTTTAGGCAATGACTTATTGCCTGAAGGAGCTGAGGCCACTATAGACGTTCCACTAGAGAAAGCTGAGTACTTAAGGGTTGCATATGATCGCCTCCAATACCCTATCAGCCAGTTCATCGCTGAGCAATTACCGGACTGGATTATAATCGATTTTACTGCTCATTGGACGGTTGAAATTGCCCAAAATTATAACATCGGCCTCGTGTACTTCTCTGTCTTCTCTGCTGCTACTGCTATTTTCTTTGGGCAGCCACCAGACTATTATTTTGTTGGTGAACACCGAAAGAAAGCTTGGCCATCACCGGAGAGTATGACAGAACCGCCGAAGTGGGTTAGTTTTCCGTCCTCTGTAGCATACCGAGGTTATGAGGCTATTGGATCACATCGGATATATGCAGAGAATGCTTCAGGGATCAGTGATGCGGCGAGACTTACAGAGGTTCTCCGTGCATGTAAAGCATTCGCTATTCGTAGTTGTAGGGAGTTTGAAGGTGAATACTTGAGTTTACAAGAGAAATTGATGGGGAAGCCAGTGATTCCCGTAGGTTTACTCCCTCAGGAAAGACATGGAGTGATAGGCAGTGATAGCTCATGGAAGATGATCTTTGAATGGCTTGACAAACAAGAACCCAAGTCAGTTTTGTTTGTAGGGTTTGGCAGTGAGTGTCAGCTGAGCAAAGAACACGTTTACGAGATTGCTTATGGGCTACAGCTTTCTCAAGTGCCATTTTTTTGGACATTGAGAAAACCTTTCTGGGCTATTGATGATGCTGACTCTTTGCCATTGGGTTTTATCGACACTACATCTGGCAAAGGAATGGTGTGTATGAGCTGGGTACCGCAAATGGAGATTCTGGCGCACCCATCAATTGGGGTATCATTGTTTCACTCTGGATGGGGGTCTGCAATTGAGATATTACAATTTGGTCACTGTCTTGTTGTGTTGCCATTAATCTATGACCAACCTTTGAATGCAAGGCTTTTCGTGGAGAAGGGCCTAGCTGTAGAAGTTGAGAGAGGAGAGGACGGATCGTTTAGTAGGGATGGGATAGCCAAGGCTGTAAGGCTGGTCATGGTGTCGAAGGAAGGCGATAAATTTAAAGCCCGGCTCAGAGAGGCCGCTGCAATATTTGGGGACGAGAATCTGCATCAGATGTGCTACATTGGTCACTTTGTTGAGTACTTAAAACATGGCATGGAGGAGGATTTTGCTTGTTAA